In one window of Duganella dendranthematis DNA:
- a CDS encoding ATPase domain-containing protein, giving the protein MEEQNSLSTDFLPTGVPGLDVVLTGGLTKDRLYLVEGEPGTGKTTLALQFLNEGVRRGETTLYITLAETAVELRSVAQSHGWSMDGIHIEEIIPDEKALDPDQQYTIFHPSEIELGNTTQRILGAIDRYHPSRVVLDSLSELQLLAESPLRYRRQVLALKQYMSSRNCTTIFLDDRTALSTDLQVRSVAHGVMTLELADQAYGAERRRLRVVKYRGVAFRGGAHDYKIIKGGLYIYPRLVAAATRESASRRQLSSGLASLDALLGGGLEEGMSTLLSGPSGTGKSSLAAQFVHAATERGERCAMFLFEEARNNMLNRCTNLGFNLHGAIDKGLLSVQQIDPAELSPGEFASAVVREVEHGARVVVIDSLNGYMNAVPDERFLIIHLHELLTYLGQRGVVSVLVGVQSGVMGPGMTSAVDASYLADNIIMLRYFEAEGEVRQAISVFKKRGSTHERTLRRFEISATGLRVGPVLKDFHGVLTGVPTYHGPAAIQPPAL; this is encoded by the coding sequence ATGGAAGAACAAAACAGCCTGAGCACCGATTTTCTCCCCACCGGCGTGCCGGGCCTGGACGTGGTCCTCACCGGCGGCCTGACCAAGGACCGGCTGTACCTCGTCGAAGGCGAGCCGGGCACCGGCAAGACCACGCTGGCGCTGCAGTTCCTCAACGAAGGCGTGCGGCGCGGCGAAACCACGCTATACATCACGCTGGCCGAAACCGCCGTGGAACTGCGCAGCGTGGCGCAGTCGCACGGCTGGAGCATGGACGGCATCCATATCGAGGAGATCATTCCCGACGAAAAGGCGCTCGACCCGGACCAGCAGTACACCATCTTCCACCCGTCCGAAATCGAACTGGGCAACACCACCCAGCGCATTCTCGGCGCCATCGACCGCTACCATCCGAGCCGCGTGGTGCTCGATTCGCTGTCCGAGCTGCAACTGCTGGCGGAAAGCCCGCTGCGCTACCGGCGCCAGGTGCTGGCGCTCAAGCAATACATGAGCAGCCGCAACTGCACCACCATTTTCCTCGACGACCGCACCGCGCTGTCGACCGACTTGCAAGTGCGCAGCGTGGCGCACGGCGTCATGACGCTGGAACTGGCCGACCAGGCTTATGGCGCCGAGCGCCGCCGGCTGCGCGTGGTCAAATACCGCGGCGTGGCCTTCCGCGGCGGTGCGCACGACTACAAGATCATCAAGGGCGGACTGTATATTTATCCGCGCCTGGTGGCCGCTGCCACGCGCGAATCGGCCAGCCGCCGGCAATTGTCGAGCGGCTTGGCCTCGCTCGACGCACTGCTGGGCGGCGGCCTGGAGGAAGGCATGAGCACGCTGCTGTCCGGTCCCTCCGGCACCGGCAAGTCGTCGCTGGCGGCGCAATTCGTCCACGCCGCCACCGAGCGCGGCGAGCGTTGCGCCATGTTCCTGTTCGAGGAAGCGCGCAACAATATGCTCAACCGCTGCACCAACCTCGGCTTCAACCTGCACGGCGCGATTGACAAGGGCCTGCTGTCGGTGCAGCAGATCGATCCGGCCGAACTGTCGCCGGGCGAATTCGCCAGCGCCGTCGTGCGCGAGGTGGAACACGGCGCGCGGGTGGTCGTCATCGACAGCCTGAACGGCTATATGAACGCGGTGCCGGACGAGCGCTTCCTGATCATCCACCTGCACGAGCTGCTGACCTACCTGGGTCAGCGTGGCGTGGTCAGCGTGCTGGTCGGCGTGCAATCGGGCGTGATGGGTCCCGGCATGACCTCCGCCGTCGACGCCAGCTACCTGGCCGACAACATCATCATGCTGCGCTATTTCGAGGCCGAAGGCGAAGTGCGCCAGGCCATCTCGGTGTTCAAGAAGCGCGGCAGCACGCACGAGCGCACGCTGCGCCGCTTCGAGATCAGCGCCACCGGCCTGCGGGTGGGGCCGGTGCTGAAGGACTTCCACGGCGTGCTGACCGGCGTGCCGACCTATCACGGCCCGGCCGCCATTCAGCCGCCGGCGCTCTGA
- a CDS encoding diguanylate cyclase domain-containing protein, which produces MGVSATVLLTVLSLLILVDHFALNYARREAQQRLQQLSWQMRDALNGAVRRASGDVQLLTSLPDMRAARAPAEVRQALESLQKTFPDYAWIGLANPQGVVMAATQGVLEGADVSGRPWFKQGQRALYAGEASSPALTGQKPSSAAEPWRFIDAAGPLQDADGNYRGVLCVRLSWGWMRRLAQTMLAPAGDQQYSADLFVVRADGTVMLGPPGSEEQQIYSDSLTMARSGASGALKETWADGRSYLTGYARSGSPDDPATLSWAILARQPEEQALSGARALERQILLLGAILGAAMALAAAIVTRRLTRPLNELSHTIEARLVTTDALPTLPAIQPVDTFHEAQVLSRALAEMLRNEQHHLDALRGLNEKLESTVAERTREIARKALQLERALGQEQSTQQLLQERAAELRAILDNAHDAFIALDPGGVVREWNLQAEKLLGWKRSEVIGQPLAAMMLPLPLRRAYERDMRQLAESADGATTVLSRRVELALHNRAGQELPVEVSLAYVPRSSGHLFIAFLHDISERKQLFASMEELALRDTLTGLPNRRALMKTLPEALQRANRSGQACAVFFLDLDRFKQINDRYGHEEGDELLRQFAQRVRGAVRKTDTVGRLAGDEFIVILEMLASDAAAQEAADKLLPALSQPFTLKTTSVTLSASLGIAVHHPDDPQDTEMLLGRADRAMYRHKQQGIQQRARR; this is translated from the coding sequence ATGGGCGTCAGCGCCACGGTGCTGCTGACGGTGCTATCGCTGTTGATTCTGGTCGACCATTTCGCGCTGAACTACGCGCGCCGCGAGGCCCAACAGCGTTTACAACAATTGTCGTGGCAAATGCGCGACGCCCTGAATGGCGCAGTGCGGCGCGCCAGCGGCGATGTCCAATTGCTCACGTCATTGCCTGACATGCGCGCCGCCCGCGCGCCGGCCGAAGTGCGCCAGGCGCTGGAAAGCCTGCAAAAAACCTTCCCCGACTACGCCTGGATCGGCCTGGCCAACCCGCAAGGCGTGGTGATGGCCGCCACCCAGGGTGTGCTGGAAGGCGCCGATGTCAGTGGCCGCCCCTGGTTCAAGCAGGGCCAGCGCGCGCTGTACGCTGGCGAGGCCTCGTCTCCCGCGCTGACCGGCCAAAAGCCGTCCTCCGCCGCCGAACCATGGCGTTTCATCGACGCCGCCGGCCCGCTGCAGGACGCCGACGGCAACTACCGCGGCGTGCTGTGCGTGCGCCTGAGCTGGGGCTGGATGCGGCGCCTGGCGCAGACCATGCTGGCGCCGGCCGGCGACCAGCAGTATTCGGCCGACCTGTTCGTGGTGCGCGCCGACGGCACCGTCATGCTCGGGCCGCCGGGCAGCGAGGAACAACAGATCTATAGCGACAGCCTGACCATGGCGCGCAGCGGCGCCTCCGGCGCGCTCAAGGAAACCTGGGCCGACGGCCGCAGCTACCTGACCGGCTACGCCCGCAGCGGCAGTCCTGACGATCCGGCCACGCTCAGCTGGGCCATCCTGGCGCGCCAGCCGGAGGAGCAGGCGCTGTCCGGCGCCCGCGCACTGGAACGCCAGATCCTGCTGCTGGGCGCCATCCTCGGCGCCGCCATGGCGCTGGCCGCCGCCATCGTCACGCGCCGCCTGACCCGGCCACTCAATGAACTCAGCCACACCATCGAGGCGCGGCTGGTGACCACCGACGCGCTGCCGACACTGCCGGCGATCCAGCCGGTCGACACCTTCCACGAGGCGCAGGTGCTATCGCGCGCGCTGGCGGAAATGCTGCGCAACGAGCAGCACCACCTGGACGCGCTGCGCGGCCTGAATGAAAAGCTGGAATCGACGGTGGCCGAGCGCACCCGAGAAATCGCCCGCAAGGCCTTGCAGCTGGAGCGCGCGCTGGGCCAGGAGCAAAGCACGCAACAGCTGCTGCAGGAGCGCGCGGCCGAACTGCGTGCCATTTTGGACAACGCCCACGACGCCTTCATTGCGCTTGATCCGGGCGGCGTGGTGCGCGAATGGAACCTGCAAGCGGAAAAGCTGCTGGGCTGGAAGCGCTCGGAAGTGATCGGCCAGCCACTGGCCGCCATGATGCTGCCGCTGCCGCTGCGCCGCGCCTACGAACGCGACATGCGTCAGCTGGCCGAAAGCGCCGACGGCGCCACCACCGTGCTGAGCCGCCGGGTCGAACTGGCGCTGCACAACCGCGCCGGCCAGGAACTGCCGGTGGAAGTGTCGCTGGCCTACGTGCCGCGCAGCAGCGGCCACCTGTTTATCGCCTTCCTGCACGATATCAGCGAGCGCAAGCAGCTGTTTGCGTCGATGGAGGAACTGGCGCTGCGCGACACCCTGACCGGCCTGCCGAACCGGCGCGCGCTGATGAAGACGCTGCCGGAAGCGCTGCAACGGGCCAACCGCTCGGGCCAGGCCTGCGCCGTGTTCTTCCTCGACCTCGACCGCTTCAAGCAGATCAACGACCGCTACGGCCACGAGGAAGGCGACGAGCTGCTGCGTCAGTTCGCCCAGCGCGTGCGCGGCGCGGTGCGCAAGACCGACACCGTCGGCCGCCTGGCCGGGGACGAGTTCATCGTCATCCTCGAGATGCTGGCCAGCGACGCCGCCGCCCAGGAAGCGGCCGACAAGCTGTTGCCGGCGCTAAGCCAGCCGTTCACGCTGAAGACCACCAGCGTCACCCTCAGCGCCAGCCTGGGCATCGCGGTGCACCACCCGGACGACCCGCAGGATACCGAAATGCTACTGGGCCGCGCCGACCGCGCCATGTACCGCCACAAGCAACAGGGAATTCAGCAGCGCGCCCGCCGTTAG
- a CDS encoding hybrid sensor histidine kinase/response regulator: METRILIYAPTGQDAPLAAKVLALAAIDSQVCANLAQLEEELARGAGAVLTVEEALAPGALQLLQRCVDRQPDWSDLPIILLTHNGADSAVVRRAITGLGNLSLMERPVRTLTLITALHSTLRARNKQYQVREAARRKDEFLASLGHELRNPLAPIRTSVSLLTHLYPDAAPVARIRDMVERQVRLLTRLVDDLLDVSRITSGKIRLQPQLVSLGSVMSHVSELCQQAADAKRIHIAWQLPPSEIMLNADYARVVQIYANILSNAVKFTPQGGHVLVRATADDGTLQVTIRDDGIGLDADTIPRIFRMFEQSNTVSGQFSSGLGIGLSLAREFAEMHGGSVDAHSAGLGQGSEFVIRLPVLDSEGARQPVPLAQHAGHDGRKMQVLVVDDNQDAADSLAALLEIDGFDVRAVYDGPAAIAAVEKLAPDMIIMDLGMPGMDGYETARAIRQRPGAERILLLALTGWGQSDARRRTVEAGFDHHLVKPVELDQIVRLAGARHNREQVQAAR, encoded by the coding sequence ATGGAAACGCGCATCCTGATTTACGCCCCCACCGGTCAGGACGCGCCGCTGGCGGCCAAGGTGCTGGCGCTGGCCGCCATCGACAGCCAGGTGTGCGCCAACCTGGCGCAACTGGAGGAGGAACTGGCACGCGGCGCCGGCGCCGTGCTGACAGTGGAGGAAGCATTGGCGCCGGGCGCCTTGCAGCTGTTGCAGCGCTGCGTCGACCGTCAGCCAGACTGGTCCGACCTGCCGATCATCCTGCTGACGCACAACGGCGCCGATTCGGCGGTGGTGCGGCGCGCCATCACCGGCCTGGGCAACCTGAGCCTGATGGAGCGGCCGGTGCGCACGCTGACCCTGATCACCGCGCTGCATTCGACGCTGCGCGCGCGCAACAAGCAATACCAGGTGCGCGAAGCGGCGCGCCGCAAGGATGAATTCCTCGCCAGCCTCGGACACGAACTGCGCAATCCGCTGGCGCCGATCCGCACCTCGGTGTCGCTGCTGACGCACCTGTATCCGGACGCGGCGCCGGTGGCGCGCATCCGCGACATGGTGGAACGCCAGGTGCGCCTGCTGACGCGCCTGGTCGACGACCTGCTGGACGTGTCGCGCATCACCAGCGGCAAGATCAGGCTGCAACCGCAGCTGGTGTCGCTGGGCTCGGTGATGAGCCACGTGTCCGAACTGTGCCAGCAAGCCGCCGACGCCAAGCGCATCCACATCGCCTGGCAGCTGCCGCCCAGCGAAATCATGCTGAATGCCGATTACGCGCGCGTGGTGCAAATCTACGCCAACATCCTGTCCAACGCGGTCAAGTTCACGCCGCAGGGTGGCCATGTGCTGGTGCGCGCCACGGCGGACGACGGCACGCTGCAAGTCACCATCCGCGACGACGGCATCGGGCTGGATGCCGATACCATCCCGCGCATCTTCCGTATGTTCGAGCAAAGCAATACCGTCAGCGGCCAGTTTTCCAGCGGGCTGGGAATTGGCCTGAGCCTGGCGCGCGAGTTCGCCGAAATGCACGGCGGCAGTGTGGACGCCCACAGCGCCGGACTCGGCCAGGGCAGTGAATTCGTAATCCGCCTGCCGGTGCTCGACAGCGAAGGCGCGCGCCAGCCGGTGCCGCTTGCGCAGCACGCCGGCCACGACGGCCGCAAAATGCAGGTCCTGGTGGTGGACGACAACCAGGACGCCGCCGACTCACTGGCCGCACTGCTGGAAATCGACGGCTTCGACGTGCGCGCCGTGTACGACGGCCCGGCCGCCATCGCCGCTGTGGAAAAACTGGCGCCGGACATGATCATCATGGACCTCGGCATGCCGGGCATGGATGGCTACGAAACCGCGCGTGCCATCCGCCAGCGGCCCGGCGCCGAGCGCATTCTGTTACTGGCCCTGACCGGCTGGGGCCAGAGCGACGCCCGCCGCCGCACCGTGGAAGCCGGCTTCGACCATCATCTGGTGAAGCCGGTGGAGCTGGATCAAATCGTCCGCCTGGCCGGCGCGCGGCATAACCGCGAGCAGGTGCAGGCGGCGCGCTGA
- a CDS encoding GNAT family N-acetyltransferase yields the protein MADTFTASVPRLQTERLILREYRREDFELFADHLANAESSAFLGSADRATAWRIFGSHAGLWLLHGAGWWTVEDRQTGQVVGCVGAFFREQATVMELGWNTYRAFWGQGMANEAAAAVLQYAFEVRGEPKVRALITTGNESSRRVAERLGMVYEMETELHGKAINSYMLERRCQ from the coding sequence ATGGCAGACACCTTTACCGCCTCCGTCCCGCGCCTTCAGACCGAGCGACTGATACTGCGCGAATACCGGCGCGAAGATTTTGAGTTATTTGCCGACCATCTGGCGAATGCGGAAAGTTCGGCGTTCCTGGGCTCCGCCGACCGTGCCACGGCGTGGCGCATTTTCGGCTCGCATGCCGGATTGTGGCTGCTGCACGGCGCCGGCTGGTGGACCGTGGAGGATCGGCAGACCGGCCAGGTGGTCGGCTGCGTCGGCGCTTTCTTCCGCGAGCAGGCCACGGTGATGGAACTGGGCTGGAATACCTATCGCGCATTCTGGGGGCAAGGTATGGCCAACGAGGCCGCTGCGGCGGTCTTGCAGTATGCGTTCGAGGTGCGCGGTGAACCGAAAGTCCGAGCGCTGATCACCACTGGCAATGAGTCGTCACGCCGCGTGGCCGAGCGCCTGGGCATGGTCTACGAAATGGAAACCGAACTGCACGGCAAGGCTATCAATAGTTACATGCTCGAGCGTCGATGCCAATAA
- a CDS encoding efflux RND transporter periplasmic adaptor subunit — MLRTAGAAAIVSALAVLAGCSKSTSEAPHQQQVAEVGVFKVAQAPLQITTELPGRTSAYQVAEVRPQVSGLIQKRLFVEGADVKAGVPLYQIDPATYQAAYNSAKATLAKAKANLLTSQPKVGRYKELVAIEGVSKQDYDDAVAAYEQAKADVESANAAVEQAKINVNYTHVDAPISGRIGRSTVTPGALVTAGQTTALTTVQQLDPIYVDVTQSSEDMLRLKRDVANGSLRKDGQAKVTLVLSDGTKYAEEGKLQFSDVTVDTGTGNVTLRALFPNPKHDLLPGMFVRAIVDSGVNEHAIAVPQQGVTRNAKGEATALVLNKEGKVEQRVLTTGGTIGDKWLVKSGLNEGDLLIVEGVQKVKPGAPANAAKPAAAPAAAPAAALAAGGAVPANAKSAQ; from the coding sequence ATGCTGCGCACCGCTGGTGCCGCAGCTATCGTCTCCGCACTGGCCGTGTTGGCCGGTTGCTCCAAGTCCACGTCCGAAGCACCTCACCAGCAGCAGGTGGCGGAAGTGGGCGTTTTCAAAGTGGCGCAAGCGCCGCTGCAAATCACGACCGAACTGCCGGGCCGCACCAGCGCATACCAAGTCGCTGAAGTGCGCCCGCAGGTCAGCGGTCTGATTCAGAAACGCCTGTTTGTCGAAGGCGCCGACGTCAAAGCCGGTGTCCCGTTATACCAGATTGACCCGGCCACCTATCAGGCCGCGTACAACTCCGCCAAGGCCACCCTGGCCAAGGCCAAGGCCAACCTGCTGACGTCGCAGCCGAAAGTGGGCCGCTATAAAGAGCTGGTGGCCATCGAAGGCGTCAGCAAGCAGGATTACGACGACGCCGTGGCCGCCTACGAGCAAGCCAAAGCCGATGTGGAATCGGCCAACGCCGCCGTGGAACAAGCCAAGATCAATGTGAACTACACCCACGTCGATGCGCCGATCAGCGGTCGTATCGGCCGTTCGACCGTCACGCCGGGTGCGCTGGTGACCGCCGGCCAGACCACCGCGCTGACCACCGTGCAGCAGCTGGACCCGATCTACGTCGACGTTACCCAGTCGAGCGAAGACATGCTTCGCCTGAAGCGCGACGTCGCTAACGGCAGCCTGCGCAAAGACGGCCAGGCCAAGGTGACGCTGGTGCTGTCGGACGGCACCAAGTACGCGGAAGAGGGCAAGTTGCAGTTCTCCGATGTGACGGTCGATACCGGCACCGGCAACGTCACGCTGCGCGCGCTGTTCCCGAATCCCAAGCATGATCTGCTGCCTGGCATGTTTGTGCGCGCCATCGTCGATTCCGGCGTCAACGAGCACGCCATCGCCGTGCCACAGCAGGGCGTGACCCGCAACGCCAAGGGCGAAGCGACGGCACTGGTGCTGAACAAGGAAGGCAAGGTCGAACAACGCGTGCTGACCACCGGCGGCACCATCGGCGACAAGTGGCTGGTTAAATCGGGCCTGAACGAAGGCGATCTGTTGATCGTCGAAGGCGTGCAGAAAGTTAAACCTGGCGCGCCGGCCAACGCCGCCAAGCCTGCCGCCGCACCGGCCGCTGCACCTGCCGCGGCGCTCGCCGCCGGCGGCGCCGTCCCCGCCAACGCCAAGAGCGCGCAATAA
- a CDS encoding efflux RND transporter permease subunit, with the protein MSRFFIDRPIFAWVVAIVIMLGGIISILGLPIAQYPSIAPPSISISGTYPGASAKTVENAVTQIIEQKMKGIDGLRYMSSSSDSAGGVTLTLTFKSGTNPDIAQVQVQNKLQLATPLLPAAVQQQGLVVAKATKNFLMVLGFVSEDGSMKQADIGDYVTASVIDPVSRVEGVGDVTNFGSQYAMRIWLDAAKLQSYQLTPADVSAAISAQNTEVSAGQLGGLPAVAGQQLNATVTAQSRLQTAEQFGEILLKTSTSGATVHLRDVARMELGSETYNILARYNGKPASGMAIKLATGANALDTANAVKAKIKSMEGQFPKGLKAVVAFDTTPFVKLSIEEVVKTLVEAIVLVFLVMYLFLQNFRATLIPTMAVPVVLLGTFAILSALGYSINTLTMFAVVLAIGLLVDDAIVVVENVERVMTDEGLSPLEATRKSMTQISGALVGIAMVLSAVFVPMAFFSGSTGVIYRQFSVTIVSAMVLSVLVAMIFTPALCATILKPVEKGHAMSNKGFFGWFNRTFERGTNKYQGIVGSILNRGGRSLVLYAVLLVVLAVVFMRLPTSFLPEEDQGVLFSQIQLPTGATQQRTLKVIEKVENHFLTNEKDNVASVFAVAGFSFSGNGQNTGIAFVRMKDWADRPGVSNRVSSIVGRAMGSFSQIKDAMVFAFAPPAVLELGNASGFDLQLQDIGGVGHDALMAARNQMLGMASQSKVLVGVRPNGQEDTPQYKITVDQQKAIALGLTVSDVNSVLSTAWGSAYVNDFVDRGRVKKVYLQGAAEARMTPEDLNKWFVRNASGQMVPFSSFSAGEWIYASPRLERYNGLPSTEILGAPAPGQSSGTAMAEIEKLAAQLPPGIGFEWTGLSTEERDSGSQTTQLYAISVLIVFLCLAALYESWSIPFSVLLVVPLGVIGAVVATYVFKLSNDVYFQVGLLTVVGLAAKNAILIVEFAKELQDAGEDLKKATLHAVKMRLRPILMTSIAFGLGVFPLAISSGAGSGSQNAIGIGVLGGMLTATFLGIFFVPLFFVLVRGYFAPKKPAAPAPAVEVH; encoded by the coding sequence ATGTCTCGTTTCTTTATTGATCGCCCGATTTTTGCGTGGGTGGTCGCGATCGTGATTATGCTGGGCGGCATAATCTCGATTCTCGGCCTGCCGATCGCACAGTATCCAAGCATTGCGCCGCCGTCGATTTCGATCAGCGGCACCTACCCAGGCGCCTCGGCCAAGACCGTGGAAAACGCCGTTACCCAGATCATCGAACAAAAGATGAAGGGTATCGACGGCCTGCGTTACATGTCGTCATCGTCCGATTCGGCCGGTGGCGTGACGCTGACGCTGACCTTCAAGAGCGGCACCAATCCTGACATCGCGCAGGTGCAGGTGCAGAACAAGCTGCAGCTGGCCACGCCGCTGCTGCCTGCTGCCGTGCAGCAGCAAGGCCTGGTGGTGGCGAAAGCTACCAAGAACTTCCTGATGGTGCTGGGCTTCGTGTCGGAAGACGGCTCGATGAAGCAGGCCGACATCGGCGATTACGTCACCGCCAGCGTGATCGATCCGGTCTCGCGGGTGGAAGGCGTGGGCGATGTGACCAACTTCGGTTCGCAGTACGCCATGCGCATCTGGCTGGACGCCGCCAAGCTGCAAAGCTACCAGCTGACCCCTGCCGACGTCAGTGCCGCGATCAGCGCGCAGAACACCGAAGTCTCGGCTGGCCAACTGGGCGGCCTGCCGGCCGTCGCCGGCCAGCAGCTGAATGCCACCGTGACTGCGCAAAGCCGTTTGCAAACGGCCGAGCAGTTCGGTGAGATCCTGCTGAAGACCAGCACCAGCGGCGCCACCGTGCACCTGCGCGATGTGGCCCGCATGGAGCTGGGCAGCGAGACCTATAACATCCTGGCGCGCTACAACGGCAAGCCGGCATCCGGCATGGCGATCAAGCTGGCCACCGGCGCCAACGCGCTGGACACCGCCAATGCGGTCAAGGCCAAGATCAAGTCGATGGAAGGCCAGTTCCCGAAAGGTCTGAAAGCCGTCGTCGCGTTCGACACTACGCCATTCGTCAAGCTGTCGATTGAAGAAGTGGTGAAAACCCTGGTCGAGGCAATCGTCCTGGTGTTCCTGGTGATGTACCTGTTCCTGCAAAACTTCCGCGCCACGCTGATTCCAACCATGGCGGTGCCGGTGGTGCTGCTGGGTACCTTCGCCATCCTGTCGGCGCTGGGCTATTCGATCAACACGCTGACCATGTTCGCGGTGGTGCTGGCAATCGGCCTGCTGGTCGATGATGCGATTGTGGTGGTGGAAAACGTCGAGCGCGTGATGACGGACGAAGGCTTGTCGCCGCTGGAAGCGACGCGCAAGTCAATGACCCAGATCAGCGGTGCGCTGGTCGGCATCGCCATGGTGCTGTCGGCGGTGTTTGTGCCGATGGCCTTCTTCAGCGGTTCGACCGGCGTGATTTACCGCCAGTTCTCGGTGACCATTGTGTCGGCGATGGTGCTGTCGGTGCTGGTGGCGATGATCTTCACGCCAGCGCTGTGCGCCACCATCCTGAAGCCGGTGGAAAAAGGCCATGCCATGTCCAACAAGGGTTTCTTCGGTTGGTTCAACCGTACCTTTGAGCGTGGCACCAATAAATACCAGGGCATCGTTGGTTCGATCCTGAATCGCGGCGGCCGTTCGCTGGTGCTGTACGCAGTGCTCCTGGTGGTGCTGGCCGTGGTGTTCATGCGCCTGCCGACTTCCTTCCTGCCGGAAGAAGACCAGGGCGTGCTGTTCTCGCAGATCCAGCTGCCAACCGGCGCAACCCAGCAACGCACGCTGAAAGTGATCGAAAAAGTCGAGAACCACTTCCTGACCAACGAGAAGGACAACGTCGCTTCCGTGTTCGCGGTGGCTGGCTTCAGCTTCAGCGGCAATGGCCAGAATACCGGCATCGCCTTCGTGCGGATGAAGGACTGGGCGGATCGTCCGGGCGTCTCCAATCGCGTCAGCTCGATCGTCGGCCGCGCCATGGGTTCGTTCTCGCAGATCAAGGACGCGATGGTGTTCGCCTTCGCCCCGCCTGCGGTGCTGGAACTGGGTAACGCCAGCGGCTTCGACCTGCAGCTGCAGGATATCGGCGGCGTCGGTCACGATGCGCTGATGGCTGCGCGTAACCAGATGCTGGGCATGGCATCGCAGAGCAAAGTGCTGGTGGGCGTGCGTCCCAACGGCCAGGAAGATACGCCGCAGTACAAGATCACCGTCGACCAGCAGAAAGCGATTGCGCTCGGCCTGACCGTGTCCGATGTGAACTCGGTGCTGAGCACTGCCTGGGGTAGTGCTTACGTCAACGACTTTGTCGACCGTGGCCGCGTGAAGAAGGTGTACCTGCAAGGCGCGGCCGAAGCGCGCATGACGCCGGAAGACCTGAACAAATGGTTCGTGCGTAACGCCAGCGGCCAGATGGTGCCATTCTCGTCGTTCTCGGCGGGCGAATGGATTTACGCCTCGCCGCGCCTGGAGCGCTACAACGGCCTGCCATCGACCGAGATCCTGGGCGCGCCTGCGCCGGGTCAGAGCTCGGGTACCGCGATGGCGGAAATCGAAAAGCTGGCGGCGCAACTGCCGCCGGGTATCGGCTTCGAGTGGACCGGCCTGTCGACCGAGGAACGCGATTCCGGCTCGCAGACCACGCAGCTGTACGCCATCTCGGTGCTGATCGTGTTCCTGTGCCTGGCCGCGCTGTATGAAAGCTGGTCGATTCCGTTCTCGGTGCTGCTGGTAGTGCCGCTGGGTGTGATCGGCGCGGTGGTGGCGACCTATGTGTTCAAGCTGTCCAACGACGTCTACTTCCAGGTCGGCCTGCTGACCGTGGTCGGTCTGGCGGCGAAGAATGCGATTCTGATCGTGGAGTTTGCGAAGGAACTGCAGGACGCCGGCGAGGATCTGAAGAAGGCCACGCTGCACGCGGTCAAAATGCGTCTGCGTCCGATCCTGATGACTTCCATCGCGTTCGGCCTGGGCGTGTTCCCGTTGGCGATCAGCAGCGGCGCCGGTTCCGGCAGCCAGAATGCGATCGGCATCGGCGTGCTGGGCGGGATGCTGACGGCGACCTTCCTGGGGATCTTCTTCGTGCCGCTGTTCTTTGTGCTGGTGCGTGGCTACTTCGCTCCGAAGAAGCCGGCCGCTCCTGCTCCTGCTGTAGAGGTGCACTAA